From one Leishmania infantum JPCM5 genome chromosome 29 genomic stretch:
- a CDS encoding amastin-like protein, with the protein MYSHIGVLIYVILQFLALLCLVVATPFDMFREVKGGVFGGSACVTLWGLQKVCLGTEYIMKTRVLWKNCPSRRDRFLLAQAFDVISLAVYAVAFLFGFILLWCCSAFRWVCLALNIVGIGTVCVVWVLMVKVYHIDDGTVCMVLDKGFRFGIGFGLLLVAWVLDIIAIFFLLLPLEAKQDSESTKSDEYREQE; encoded by the coding sequence ATGTATTCCCATATCGGCGTTCTGATCTACGTGATCCTCCAGTTCCTCGCGTTGCTTTGTTTGGTGGTGGCTACGCCGTTCGACATGTTTCGCGAGGTGAAGGGCGGGgtcttcggcggcagcgcttgtGTGACGCTATGGGGTTTACAGAAGGTGTGCTTGGGCACAGAGTACATCATGAAGACGAGGGTGCTGTGGAAGAATTGCCcgagccgccgcgaccgTTTCCTCCTTGCTCAGGCGTTTGATGTCATCTCACTCGCCGTGTACGCCGTAGCGTTTCTGTTCGGTTTCATTTtgctgtggtgctgctctgccTTTCGCTGGGTCTGCCTGGCCCTCAACATCGtcggcatcggcaccgtGTGCGTCGTCTGGGTGCTGATGGTGAAGGTCTACCACATCGATGATGGCACTGTTTGCATGGTTCTGGACAAGGGCTTCCGCTTTGGTATCGGCTTTGGTCTCTTATTGGTGGCCTGGGTGCTGGATATCATCGCCATCTTCttcttgctgctgccattAGAGGCCAAGCAGGACAGTGAGAGTACAAAGTCGGACGAGTACCGAGAACAGGAGTAG
- a CDS encoding putative RNA binding protein — MQTHHMHSIVTASPIPIDVEQQQQQSHPRRRSSSSPGTPPMSATKLRHSPGMAVPTSSQSPMSVHIPAGGGGAHAGFPGLSVGYVQSADVVQSSMMVPAKELAPRQYTQQQLRTDAIRGRSPTNFGAAGGMAGSRPMPTLSVERLGEPVLMPGPPGTTACAAMAMNFVTPLSGVLDTPSTPPSSATTPGNTNFSMSEYPGLISTSPVPTPVTPTEHSSTNLILYNIGPHMTEAALHTLFDPFGEVVSCAVMRDIHTGAGLGTAFVRYSEHMDACRALEAFSDRTNPVCVHESKPLVVQWARKQHDGTPAGEARKKIMKLFVRNIPLDCSIEDLEELFGAYGSVRQVTLHKDTSPVQDEAMVRLIAFVIYTEEGAAERAAREVHNTKPFASCNGIPIMIKLAESSQRRRFLKNAEATGPIVSLAGPIGLPAVRTSPMTPGMSSSPFDIAAASQHHQHLQQQQHPTASQQGMCETYSFEASPSSYSMPVFDGTAAYAPPDPREASTGSYQGTPQRLQMSVSGGGTPASVTPLASNIVGGSPGRHHYPMPTYVGDREGRVSPHSSSVAAPMPAHSYRQAASLSFDVNAAAAHGGLSAPSKLSGQNLPDGMAGAGGAGGCPSGSFLYFSSSPSDAKFTTATAASNGGSPQVPASGPWCETTGDDPNQSSSLVASTQPTRKGMEASCSPPAAGSAPPPGPLRPGSTPSMTFSSAHGSPQQSTGLHRTSPTSMTAPGAVATNRPVPGAFVPIGVPTNAAPQSATRLPVASSGSTSDMNSTLPSNNFGSGTTPISGAAHSTESPTVRMGPSESWRRAVRTHVHNAKRQNERLNMSGSPPSMPSMSASCSVLAPAASPPTAVRKGSMLSISCNEASAPSTTPPTSPISNSTLSADQAGTKLTSTGTPSSGRMRYYNNPYSSESTKLFC, encoded by the coding sequence ATGCAGACACACCACATGCATTCGATTGTGACGGCTTCGCCTATTCCCATCGatgtggagcagcagcagcagcaatcGCATCCGCGTAGGcgatcctcctcctcgccgggCACCCCACCAATGAGCGCAACAAAGCTGCGCCATTCGCCCGGAATGGCGGTACCCACATCGAGCCAGTCACCGATGTCTGTGCACATACCTgcgggaggaggcggggccCACGCAGGTTTTCCAGGCCTGTCGGTAGGCTACGTGCAATCGGCAGATGTGGTGCAGTCCTCAATGATGGTGCCTGCCAAGGAGCTGGCTCCGCGCCAgtacacgcagcagcagctccgcacggACGCCATCCGTGGCCGTTCCCCGACTAActtcggcgccgctggtggtATGGCGGGCTCTCGCCCGATGCCGACTCTCTCGGTGGAGCGTCTTGGCGAGCCGGTGCTGATGCCAGGACCCCCTGGCACGACGGCCTGTGCGGCAATGGCCATGAACTTTGTGACCCCCCTCTCCGGCGTGCTTGACACACCGtcgacgccaccgtcgtctGCCACCACGCCAGGCAACACGAACTTCTCGATGAGCGAATACCCGGGCCTAATATCGACGTCGCCCGTACCAACTCCCGTGACGCCGAcggagcacagcagcacgaaCTTGATACTCTACAACATTGGCCCCCACATGACAGAGGCTGCCTTGCACACCTTGTTCGACCCGTTTGGCGAGGTGGTGAGTTGTGCTGTGATGCGTGACATTCACACAGGTGCAGGCCTGGGCACCGCCTTTGTGCGCTATTCAGAACACATGGATGCGTGCCGCGCGCTGGAGGCCTTCAGTGACCGCACGAaccctgtgtgcgtgcatgagTCGAAACCGCTGGTGGTTCAATGGGCGCGAAAGCAGCACGACGGTACCCCCGCCGGTGAAGCCCGCAAGAAGATCATGAAGCTGTTTGTGCGCAACATTCCCCTCGACTGCTCCATCGAGGATTTGGAGGAGCTGTTTGGGGCGTACGGCAGTGTGCGCCAGGTGACGCTGCACAAGGACACGTCGCCGGTGCAGGATGAGGCGATGGTGCGGCTGATTGCGTTTGTGATCTACACCGAGGAGggcgcggcggagcgggcggCGCGGGAGGTGCACAACACGAAGCCGTTCGCGTCGTGCAACGGCATCCCCATCATGATTAAGCTGGCGGAGAGTAGCCAGCGGCGACGGTTCTTGAAGAACGCGGAGGCGACTGGGCCGATTGTATCGTTAGCAGGCCCGATCGGGCTCCCGGCTGTGCGTACGTCGCCCATGACGCCTGGCATGTCCAGCTCACCGTTCGACATTGCTGCGGCCTCGCAACATCatcagcacctgcagcaacagcagcacccgaCTGCCTCTCAGCAGGGCATGTGTGAAACTTATAGCTTTGAAGCATCCCCGTCATCGTACAGCATGCCCGTTTTCGATGGCACCGCTGCGTACGCGCCGCCAGATCCTCGCGAGGCATCCACGGGCAGCTACCAAGGCACGCCGCAACGGCTGCAGATGAGCGTCTCTGGCGGTGGCACTCCGGCTTCTGTGACTCCGCTGGCGTCGAACATCGTGGGAGGCTCACCGGGTCGGCATCATTATCCAATGCCGACTTACGTAGGTGATAGGGAGGGCCGTGTTAGTCCTCACTCCTCGTCGGTTGCCgcgccgatgccggcgcACTCTTATCGCCAGGCCGCCTCCCTGTCCTTTGACGtcaacgctgccgccgctcatgGTGGCCTCTCGGCCCCCTCGAAGCTAAGCGGCCAGAATTTGCCTGATGGGATGGcgggcgctggcggtgcgggCGGTTGCCCAAGCGGCAGTTTCTTGTATTTCAGTAGTAGCCCGAGCGACGCAAAATTCACGACCGCCACAGCTGCGTCTAATGGTGGGTCTCCGCAGGTGCCGGCCAGCGGCCCGTGGTGCGAGACCACCGGCGATGACCCCAATCAGAGCAGCAGCCTTGTGGCATCGACGCAGCCTACCCGAAAAGGCATGGAGGCGAGCTGTTCTCCGCCAGCCGCTGGCTCAGCCCCACCACCAGGGCCGCTTCGCCCGGGCTCCACCCCGTCAATGACATTCTCCAGTGCCCATGGCAGCCCGCAGCAGAGCACTGGGCTCCATCGCACCTCTCCAACGAGCATGACTGCACCGGGCGCTGTTGCGACAAACCGCCCCGTGCCCGGCGCTTTCGTGCCGATAGGTGTTCCAACGAATGCAGCTCCTCAGTCGGCTACAAGGCTGCCCGTTGCGAGCAGCGGGAGTACTTCCGACATGAACTCTACCCTACCCAGCAACAACTTTGGCAGTGGCACCACGCCTatcagcggtgcggcgcacaGCACGGAGTCGCCGACGGTGCGCATGGGTCCGTCCGAGTCGTGGCGCCGTGCTGTGCggacacacgtgcacaacGCAAAGCGGCAAAATGAACGCCTCAACATGAGCGGCTCCCCGCCATCCATGCCCTCGATGAGTGCGAGTTGCAGCGTCCTAGCACCGGCGGCTTCACCACCGACGGCAGTACGAAAAGGAAGTATGCTCTCCATCAGCTGCAACGAAGCCTCCGCCCCTAGCACCACACCGCCCACGTCGCCCATCTCGAACTCGACGCTGTCAGCTGATCAGGCTGGCACGAAGCTCACCAGCACAGGTACTCCTTCATCGGGGCGGATGCGATACTACAACAATCCGTACTCCTCTGAAAGCACCAAACTTTTCTGCTGA